In a genomic window of Dolichospermum sp. DET69:
- the holA gene encoding DNA polymerase III subunit delta, producing the protein MIVLLTGDDEYAIQEQLNQYKAEIDSQWLTLCYHRFPAVQLDKALSVARTRSLTGGKKLVIVENCHLKQWGDPELATLQQLVQLPNSTMLVFVATNVDKRLKVYKHLVKYGKLLEFALIPPWRYDLIEQAIVSLAAKLYTNTTDNAVTTQKIKLLLSEDAVTYLAQAIGNDMTRAASELRKLDIYAQGRKLELAEVQELVPCQTQNSLQLAAAMREGKSHQVLQLLDDLLSRCQPLMVIVSTILTQFRTWLWVKSAIVSGVKKDGELAQLCNISNPHRIYYLRQEVANTSINALAKAVTMILDVEMSIKRGGDGGDLLVVILGVCRLFQVV; encoded by the coding sequence ATGATTGTTTTGCTCACGGGTGATGATGAATACGCTATTCAAGAACAGCTAAACCAGTACAAAGCAGAGATTGATTCTCAATGGCTGACTCTATGCTATCACCGATTTCCGGCTGTTCAGCTTGACAAAGCTTTGAGTGTGGCTCGGACTCGTTCCCTGACTGGTGGTAAAAAACTGGTAATTGTGGAAAATTGCCACCTCAAGCAGTGGGGTGATCCTGAGTTGGCCACTTTGCAACAGTTGGTGCAATTGCCTAATTCGACAATGTTGGTGTTTGTGGCGACTAATGTAGATAAGCGGCTAAAGGTTTACAAGCATCTGGTCAAGTATGGGAAGTTGTTGGAGTTTGCGTTGATACCACCTTGGCGGTATGATTTGATTGAACAGGCGATAGTTTCCCTTGCTGCAAAACTCTACACGAACACCACGGATAATGCTGTTACAACTCAGAAAATTAAACTGCTGTTGTCAGAGGATGCAGTGACATATTTAGCACAAGCTATTGGTAATGATATGACCCGTGCAGCTTCTGAGTTACGCAAACTGGATATCTATGCTCAGGGTAGAAAATTAGAGCTTGCGGAGGTACAGGAGTTAGTTCCATGTCAAACTCAGAATAGCCTACAATTGGCTGCGGCTATGCGTGAAGGAAAAAGCCATCAAGTTTTGCAGTTGTTGGATGATTTACTGTCTCGTTGTCAACCTTTAATGGTGATTGTCAGCACTATTTTAACGCAGTTTAGAACTTGGTTATGGGTGAAATCGGCGATTGTTTCTGGGGTGAAGAAGGATGGTGAATTAGCTCAACTTTGTAATATTAGTAATCCTCATCGTATTTACTATTTGCGTCAGGAGGTAGCAAATACAAGTATCAATGCTTTGGCTAAAGCGGTGACTATGATTTTGGATGTAGAGATGTCTATTAAGAGGGGTGGTGATGGTGGGGATTTATTGGTAGTGATTCTTGGTGTTTGTAGGTTGTTTCAGGTAGTTTAA
- a CDS encoding RRXRR domain-containing protein yields MRVPVISVDNTPLMPTKPSRARRWIKCGKAIGKFDKLGIFYVQLLAESSNTETQEIVLGLDPGKLFSGIAVQSKKFTLQMLHLVLPFKTVKDRMDQRSMMRRNRRGRRINRKLSFNKRNHRQARFDNRRGSKLPPSIRANKDLEYRVISLLLQLYPIKTIVIEEVEAPGNKGFSPVMVGQRYQIVRLSKLTNVVLKKGWETSNLRKHLGLHKEKSDKSLQIPETHAVDAVTLACSEFVKYQSWEGSKNHGASWTGEVDTTESQFTIVRRPPISRRQLHLMTFSKGGNRRKYGGTTTRHGFRKGDFVEATQGSKTFFGWVSGDTEKAVSVSDANWKRLGQCTVKKVKLIRRSTSLIITAVKTARVASLSALK; encoded by the coding sequence ATGCGAGTACCCGTAATTTCAGTAGACAATACGCCATTAATGCCAACTAAACCTAGTCGAGCAAGACGATGGATCAAATGCGGTAAAGCAATCGGCAAATTCGATAAACTTGGCATTTTCTATGTCCAGTTATTAGCCGAATCAAGTAATACTGAAACGCAAGAAATAGTTCTTGGTTTAGACCCTGGTAAACTCTTTTCAGGTATAGCGGTTCAGTCCAAAAAGTTCACCTTGCAAATGTTGCATTTAGTTTTGCCTTTCAAAACGGTCAAAGACCGAATGGATCAACGATCAATGATGCGGCGTAATAGGCGAGGAAGGCGAATTAATAGAAAGCTATCATTCAACAAACGCAATCATCGTCAAGCAAGATTTGATAATCGTCGTGGCTCAAAGTTGCCTCCAAGTATTAGAGCAAACAAAGACTTGGAATATCGAGTAATTAGTTTACTCCTCCAACTTTACCCAATAAAAACAATTGTTATTGAAGAGGTTGAAGCACCAGGTAATAAAGGCTTTAGCCCCGTCATGGTTGGACAGAGATACCAAATTGTCCGACTATCAAAACTTACAAATGTCGTTTTAAAGAAGGGATGGGAAACCTCAAACCTTCGTAAGCATCTGGGATTGCATAAAGAAAAATCCGATAAATCTTTACAAATACCAGAAACACACGCTGTTGATGCAGTAACGTTAGCCTGTTCTGAATTTGTTAAATACCAGTCGTGGGAAGGATCTAAAAATCATGGTGCGTCCTGGACAGGAGAGGTTGATACCACAGAGTCTCAATTCACTATTGTGCGTCGTCCTCCAATTAGTCGTAGACAATTACATTTGATGACTTTTAGTAAAGGTGGTAATCGTCGGAAATATGGAGGCACTACAACTCGTCATGGCTTTAGAAAAGGTGACTTTGTGGAAGCCACTCAAGGAAGTAAAACTTTCTTTGGTTGGGTTAGCGGAGATACTGAAAAAGCAGTCTCTGTTAGTGACGCTAATTGGAAAAGATTAGGACAATGCACTGTTAAAAAAGTTAAGTTGATTCGACGATCAACAAGTCTAATTATTACGGCGGTTAAAACCGCCCGTGTCGCTTCCCTCTCAGCACTAAAATGA
- a CDS encoding helix-turn-helix transcriptional regulator — MKKIYVSKVAQLRKQKNLTQRQLADLVGVDPSTVRNWERDRGGIETFVKLAKLCKTLDCTIEDLFEAQRVKEDD; from the coding sequence ATGAAAAAAATTTACGTCTCCAAAGTCGCCCAACTGCGAAAACAAAAAAATCTGACTCAGCGCCAACTAGCTGATTTAGTTGGTGTTGACCCCTCAACTGTTCGTAACTGGGAGCGAGATCGAGGAGGGATCGAAACCTTCGTGAAACTAGCCAAACTTTGTAAAACACTGGATTGCACTATTGAAGATTTGTTTGAAGCGCAAAGGGTCAAGGAGGATGATTAA
- a CDS encoding AAA family ATPase: protein MLQRLYVHNFRCLENFELTMKEMSSALLIGKNGTGKSTIATALEVFQSIGRGINRVGQLVKSKDFTRGRYDVPIRLEIEVLLEEKLYKYILVLELPEKCKELRVFEEQLLVAGNRIYSRKEAQVTLCSSSQNRESQFLVDWHLVALPVIQEQSETDPLHTFKNWLAHIIILAPIPSLMTGDSHGETLQPNRDGANIGEWFSGLLGRYPAVYRDVDKYLREVMPDFQDFLNELIGKDFKSLIVRFAENNATLNVNFQDLSDGEKCFFLCAVVLAANKFYESVFCFWDEPDNYLSISEVGHFITSLRRSFKDSGQILVTSHNPEVIRKFSNENTFILDKKSQLEPTLIRLLSDIPITGDLINSLICGDIEL from the coding sequence ATGCTCCAAAGACTATATGTACACAACTTCAGATGTTTAGAAAATTTTGAACTGACCATGAAGGAGATGTCATCTGCTCTCTTGATTGGAAAAAATGGTACAGGTAAATCAACTATTGCAACTGCATTAGAGGTATTTCAATCTATTGGTAGAGGTATAAATAGAGTTGGTCAACTTGTAAAGTCTAAAGATTTTACTCGTGGCAGGTATGATGTTCCCATTCGCTTGGAAATAGAAGTATTACTTGAGGAGAAATTATATAAATATATCCTGGTCTTGGAGTTGCCAGAAAAATGTAAAGAACTGCGAGTTTTTGAAGAACAACTTTTAGTTGCAGGAAATCGAATTTACTCTCGTAAAGAAGCACAAGTTACTCTTTGTAGTAGTTCACAAAATCGTGAATCTCAGTTTTTAGTAGATTGGCATTTAGTAGCTCTTCCAGTCATTCAAGAGCAATCAGAAACAGATCCACTTCATACTTTCAAAAATTGGCTGGCTCATATAATTATTCTAGCACCAATTCCTAGTTTAATGACTGGAGATTCCCACGGAGAAACTTTACAACCAAACAGAGATGGTGCAAATATTGGAGAATGGTTCTCTGGTTTACTTGGTAGATATCCTGCGGTCTATAGAGACGTTGATAAATATTTACGGGAAGTCATGCCCGATTTTCAAGATTTTCTGAATGAACTTATTGGTAAAGACTTCAAAAGTTTAATTGTGAGATTTGCCGAAAATAATGCAACCTTGAATGTTAATTTTCAAGATTTATCTGATGGTGAAAAATGCTTTTTTCTTTGTGCTGTAGTATTAGCAGCTAATAAATTTTATGAGTCAGTTTTTTGCTTTTGGGATGAACCTGATAATTATCTCTCTATCTCAGAAGTAGGTCATTTTATCACATCTCTGAGACGTTCATTTAAGGATAGTGGCCAAATTTTAGTAACTTCTCATAATCCTGAAGTAATTAGAAAATTCTCCAATGAAAACACCTTTATCCTAGATAAAAAAAGTCAGTTAGAACCAACTTTAATTAGATTGCTTAGTGATATACCTATTACTGGTGATCTAATTAATTCTTTGATTTGTGGTGATATAGAATTATGA
- a CDS encoding type II toxin-antitoxin system VapC family toxin has product MKSYLLDTNIILRFTNSQSLEYNLISNAISQILLQGSQCFITSQVIIEFWVVATRPVNVNGLGWTVDQTTQAVQMLINQFDFLEETPDVFSIWLNLVTTYNISGKRTHDIHILAVMLAHNISHILTLNPKDFIAVPEITIIHPQNING; this is encoded by the coding sequence ATGAAAAGCTATTTACTTGATACCAATATTATTCTTAGATTTACAAATTCCCAATCTCTGGAATATAACCTGATAAGCAATGCTATTTCTCAAATTTTATTACAAGGTAGTCAATGTTTTATTACCTCTCAAGTAATCATTGAATTTTGGGTTGTTGCTACTCGTCCTGTTAATGTCAATGGATTAGGATGGACTGTAGACCAAACAACTCAAGCAGTACAGATGTTAATAAATCAATTTGATTTTCTAGAAGAAACACCAGATGTATTTTCTATTTGGTTGAACTTAGTAACAACATATAATATTTCTGGTAAACGCACTCACGATATACACATATTAGCCGTGATGCTTGCTCATAATATCAGTCATATTTTAACTTTAAACCCCAAAGATTTTATAGCTGTTCCCGAAATTACGATTATTCATCCTCAAAATATTAATGGCTAA
- the dnaN gene encoding DNA polymerase III subunit beta → MIMTQTASRQKIKTVKQTKQTSVANPEIDNEVSTDITKIPEVKKKKSTSANSDTPTEPIEKKRNKQKKSKSKLNPPIPRELGMEVICEQAKFYDALFLVNCATPAKPSHPILANVLIIADVETQQIHLTVTDIALTIQASFAAQVLLKGEITVPVQILLEIVKHCPNGTISLNSQTQITQITDDDKQQTKNPQSTDDDKPQTKICCLCLSDADGKYEIRGISAEEFPPTNIIDATPVSLATTIFKDGLKGVLYAVSTDENKYILTGVHLQLAQEKLKFIGTDGHRVAITELYTHRIGRKPRQQVSSQEIQSQEVQSQQVPSEEIMQFTLPGRVVREIARNLNDDVKSINLLYDAQSNRLGFAWEDVVLSCQVVEGIYPDCEQLLTKFSFEKEVILEKAPLVKALERLSVLTDKKEKGIYLQFDGNLQQLRLSIEREFGKGDQVIVANLPTEMMLNIQFNLKYLIEAAKAIPSSSVKMHLQQSDHPAMLVPDGDRANPEVEMSMRHVLLPLYIPKTS, encoded by the coding sequence ATGATTATGACTCAAACAGCATCAAGACAAAAGATAAAGACTGTAAAGCAGACAAAACAAACAAGTGTTGCTAATCCTGAAATAGATAATGAAGTATCAACAGATATCACAAAAATACCTGAAGTTAAAAAGAAGAAATCTACATCTGCAAACTCTGATACTCCAACTGAACCCATCGAAAAGAAGCGGAATAAGCAAAAAAAATCTAAATCAAAGTTAAACCCTCCAATACCCAGAGAATTAGGCATGGAGGTAATATGTGAACAAGCTAAATTTTACGATGCTCTCTTTTTAGTGAATTGTGCTACTCCAGCTAAACCTAGTCATCCTATTCTTGCCAATGTCCTCATAATTGCAGATGTGGAAACACAACAGATACATCTAACTGTCACAGATATAGCATTAACAATTCAGGCGAGTTTTGCTGCCCAAGTGTTATTAAAGGGTGAAATTACTGTACCAGTGCAAATTTTATTGGAGATAGTCAAGCATTGCCCTAATGGTACTATTTCTCTGAATAGTCAAACTCAAATTACTCAAATTACTGATGATGATAAGCAACAAACAAAAAATCCTCAATCTACTGATGATGATAAGCCACAAACAAAAATCTGCTGTTTGTGCTTATCTGATGCTGATGGTAAGTATGAAATTAGAGGCATTAGTGCTGAAGAATTCCCACCTACTAACATAATTGATGCTACTCCTGTGTCTTTAGCAACAACAATTTTCAAAGATGGTTTGAAAGGTGTACTTTATGCAGTCAGCACTGATGAAAATAAATATATCTTGACTGGAGTTCATCTCCAACTGGCACAGGAGAAGTTAAAGTTTATTGGTACTGATGGTCATCGGGTTGCTATTACTGAACTTTACACTCACCGAATTGGCAGAAAACCTCGTCAACAAGTTTCATCTCAAGAAATTCAATCTCAAGAAGTTCAATCTCAACAAGTGCCATCTGAGGAAATTATGCAATTTACTCTTCCTGGTCGTGTAGTTAGAGAAATAGCGCGTAACTTAAATGATGATGTGAAATCTATTAATCTACTGTATGATGCCCAAAGTAATCGCTTGGGTTTTGCTTGGGAAGATGTCGTTCTTAGCTGTCAAGTTGTGGAAGGAATTTATCCTGATTGTGAGCAGTTATTAACTAAATTCAGCTTTGAGAAAGAAGTAATTTTAGAAAAAGCACCGTTAGTTAAAGCACTGGAACGGTTATCTGTGTTAACAGATAAGAAAGAGAAAGGAATTTATTTGCAGTTTGATGGCAATTTACAACAGTTACGGTTATCTATTGAACGAGAATTTGGCAAAGGTGATCAGGTGATTGTTGCTAATTTACCAACAGAAATGATGTTGAATATCCAGTTTAATCTCAAGTATTTAATCGAAGCTGCTAAAGCAATTCCTAGTTCAAGTGTCAAAATGCACTTACAGCAGTCAGATCATCCCGCTATGTTAGTTCCTGATGGAGATAGAGCAAATCCAGAAGTGGAAATGTCCATGCGTCATGTCTTGCTGCCATTGTATATTCCAAAAACATCATAA
- the dnaX gene encoding DNA polymerase III subunit gamma/tau, which translates to MSTVALHQKYRPQTLAELVGQPYIKTALTNAIKHLQIAPAYLLTGSRGTGKTSTARIFAKSLNCLNTKKPTDKPCGICQSCRSIESSNSLDVSEIDAASNNGVDDARALIERCTLAPIAGRYRIFILDECHCLTGNAFNALLKCIEEPPPHVVFILCTTEQHKVLPTIVSRCQVFNFRTLSIQTIVQHLRIIADAESISINEEALNAIARLSDGGLRDALQLLGQASLLDVDITAHHVMEIVGGVTEAELVAILQAISTNNTFNLLQVARVLVDSGKPPKLIISNLLQTYRDLLIIKSAPKEQALLTGCISYTQLKAFAKHWNFETLNLSLAELQKAENYLRYTVNAAVWLEVCLLNLLPGLLPGGATKTVNVKPGHDGKLLPTYGTYTINKVTDKPVDDPGKDSLLPAVATNTTNLAQIWQQVMDKAKPNHQKLLAHANLVKLQGSKAILEVTPAYLQKFENSKEAIAKMLQRATQSPKPLTVLIKTANLSNNGRVRG; encoded by the coding sequence ATGTCTACAGTCGCTCTACATCAAAAATATCGCCCCCAAACTTTAGCCGAATTGGTTGGACAACCCTACATTAAAACTGCTCTCACTAATGCTATCAAACACCTGCAAATTGCCCCAGCTTATTTATTAACAGGTTCTAGAGGTACAGGTAAAACTTCAACTGCACGCATATTTGCCAAATCTCTGAATTGCCTCAATACTAAAAAACCAACTGATAAACCTTGTGGAATTTGTCAATCTTGTCGTTCAATTGAAAGTAGCAATAGTTTAGATGTGAGTGAAATTGATGCTGCTTCAAATAATGGTGTAGATGATGCCCGTGCTTTAATTGAACGCTGTACTTTAGCACCAATAGCCGGACGTTATCGAATTTTTATTTTAGATGAATGTCACTGCCTAACCGGTAATGCCTTCAATGCTTTACTCAAGTGTATTGAAGAACCACCACCTCATGTGGTTTTCATTCTCTGCACCACAGAACAGCACAAGGTTTTACCTACCATTGTCAGCCGTTGTCAGGTGTTTAATTTCCGCACTTTATCAATTCAAACAATTGTGCAGCATCTCCGTATTATAGCAGATGCGGAATCTATTTCTATTAATGAAGAGGCATTAAATGCGATCGCTCGACTGAGTGATGGTGGTTTACGAGATGCCCTGCAATTACTCGGTCAAGCCAGTCTTTTAGATGTAGATATCACTGCCCATCATGTCATGGAAATCGTTGGTGGTGTCACAGAAGCAGAGCTAGTGGCTATTTTACAGGCCATCTCTACCAACAACACTTTTAACTTACTGCAAGTCGCTAGAGTTTTGGTAGACTCTGGGAAACCGCCCAAATTGATTATCTCAAATTTACTGCAAACATACCGAGATTTACTGATTATCAAGTCTGCACCCAAGGAACAAGCTTTACTGACTGGTTGTATCAGTTATACTCAACTCAAAGCTTTTGCCAAACACTGGAATTTCGAGACTCTGAATTTGTCCTTAGCAGAGTTACAAAAAGCGGAAAATTATCTGCGGTATACGGTCAATGCAGCGGTGTGGCTGGAGGTTTGTTTACTCAATTTGCTGCCCGGTTTATTGCCTGGGGGTGCAACGAAGACGGTAAATGTGAAACCTGGGCATGATGGCAAATTGTTACCAACTTATGGCACGTACACCATCAACAAGGTAACTGATAAACCTGTGGATGATCCAGGTAAAGATAGCTTGTTACCAGCAGTTGCCACCAATACCACTAATTTAGCGCAAATATGGCAGCAGGTGATGGATAAGGCTAAACCGAACCATCAAAAGCTGTTGGCTCATGCAAATCTGGTGAAATTGCAAGGGTCTAAGGCAATTTTAGAGGTGACACCAGCTTACCTGCAAAAGTTTGAGAATAGCAAAGAAGCGATCGCTAAAATGCTGCAACGAGCTACTCAAAGTCCAAAACCTCTGACTGTGTTGATTAAAACTGCCAATCTCAGTAATAATGGGAGGGTCAGAGGATGA
- a CDS encoding helix-turn-helix transcriptional regulator has protein sequence MPVNHSASASSYSVSPLSQSFDATIKRYRISAKQLSGETKVSENHISEFRRGKCDVSTTTLSKLLDGMEVLAPGSKQFFYQLVLGKENQSPKSVKRSLVEVIQTADEEELLDAMAEITSRFRSLRAFADVSSAQSLINVNNCA, from the coding sequence GTGCCCGTTAATCATTCGGCTTCAGCTAGTTCTTACTCAGTGTCCCCCCTGTCCCAGTCCTTTGATGCGACAATAAAACGGTATAGGATTAGTGCCAAACAGTTGTCTGGCGAAACCAAGGTTTCAGAAAATCACATTTCCGAGTTTCGGCGGGGAAAATGCGACGTTAGCACTACCACCCTGTCAAAGTTGTTGGATGGTATGGAAGTTTTAGCTCCTGGTTCTAAACAATTCTTTTATCAACTGGTGTTAGGTAAAGAAAATCAGTCACCCAAATCCGTCAAGCGCTCTCTGGTTGAAGTGATTCAAACTGCGGATGAGGAGGAACTATTAGATGCGATGGCTGAAATTACCAGTCGTTTTCGTTCTCTCCGTGCCTTTGCAGATGTTTCTTCTGCCCAATCTTTGATAAATGTAAATAATTGCGCTTGA
- a CDS encoding reverse transcriptase N-terminal domain-containing protein produces the protein MIGHRDNSSESWKTLPWKKFRRNLFRLQKRVYKAVQVGDKRKAKSLQKLILKSTAARLMAIRQVTQLNAGKKTAGIDGKKSLTFKERFELNELLKASVSNWKHQELREIPIPKKDGTMRMLKIPTIADRAYQCLVKYALEPAHEATFHARSYGFRTGRSAHDAQKILFINLCSARNGIDKRVIELDIEKCFDRINHTAIMDRLIAPKSIRQGIFRCLKAGVNPEFPEQGTPQGGVVSPLLANIALNGIESIHRYKDAGSKVIEPTIRYADDMVIILRPQDDATEILDKISQFLAERGMKVSEKKTKLTAATDGFDFLGWNFLVQKNGKFRCAPSVDNFKSFRKKVKYIVNNSNYGATTKAEKLAPVVRGWRNYHRFCKMDGSRNSLFHIQNRAFRVFNKETKQNRYTSKQLLDKAFPAVPYSENKHINVKGEKSPYDGDLSYWSERNSKLYNNNTSKALKRQSHKCGHCGLKMLNDEKVHLHHVDANHNNWKPNNLLAIHESCHDYIHMSKNES, from the coding sequence ATGATTGGACACAGAGACAACTCTAGTGAATCTTGGAAGACCTTACCCTGGAAGAAATTCCGCCGTAACTTATTCCGCCTACAAAAACGAGTGTACAAAGCGGTTCAAGTTGGAGACAAGCGCAAAGCTAAGTCCCTACAAAAGCTGATTCTGAAATCAACCGCAGCGAGATTAATGGCTATCCGTCAAGTAACACAGCTAAACGCTGGTAAAAAGACCGCAGGAATTGATGGCAAAAAGTCCCTTACCTTTAAGGAACGCTTTGAGCTTAATGAACTGCTAAAAGCATCCGTTAGCAACTGGAAACACCAGGAACTAAGAGAAATACCCATCCCCAAAAAGGACGGTACGATGAGGATGCTGAAAATCCCTACTATTGCAGACAGAGCTTACCAATGCCTTGTCAAATACGCATTAGAACCAGCGCACGAGGCAACCTTCCATGCTAGGAGCTACGGGTTTAGGACGGGACGTTCAGCGCATGACGCACAGAAAATCCTGTTCATAAACCTATGCTCTGCGCGAAATGGAATAGATAAAAGGGTTATAGAACTCGATATCGAAAAATGCTTTGATAGGATAAACCACACCGCCATCATGGATAGACTCATAGCTCCCAAGAGCATAAGACAAGGTATTTTCCGATGTCTCAAAGCCGGAGTCAACCCAGAATTTCCTGAACAGGGAACGCCTCAAGGCGGAGTGGTAAGTCCACTACTAGCTAACATCGCTTTAAACGGCATTGAAAGCATCCACAGATATAAAGATGCCGGAAGTAAAGTAATAGAACCAACAATCCGATACGCGGATGACATGGTGATAATACTCAGACCTCAAGACGATGCCACAGAAATACTTGACAAAATCAGTCAGTTTTTAGCAGAGCGGGGAATGAAAGTCAGCGAGAAAAAGACAAAGCTAACCGCCGCGACAGATGGGTTTGATTTCCTCGGCTGGAACTTTTTAGTCCAGAAAAACGGGAAGTTTAGATGCGCTCCATCAGTGGACAATTTTAAATCTTTTCGCAAGAAAGTAAAATACATCGTCAACAACTCGAATTATGGTGCTACCACAAAGGCTGAGAAATTAGCCCCTGTAGTTAGAGGCTGGAGGAATTACCACCGCTTCTGCAAGATGGACGGGTCAAGAAACTCGTTATTTCACATCCAAAACAGAGCATTTAGGGTATTCAACAAGGAAACTAAACAGAATCGCTATACCAGTAAGCAATTACTAGATAAGGCGTTTCCAGCAGTCCCTTACTCCGAAAACAAACACATCAATGTCAAAGGTGAGAAATCACCTTATGACGGAGATTTAAGTTATTGGAGCGAACGTAACAGCAAGCTCTATAACAACAATACCTCTAAAGCCCTCAAACGGCAAAGCCATAAATGTGGTCATTGTGGTCTTAAAATGCTCAATGATGAGAAGGTACACTTACATCATGTTGATGCCAATCATAACAATTGGAAACCAAACAACCTTCTAGCAATTCATGAAAGCTGCCACGATTATATTCACATGAGCAAAAACGAAAGCTAA
- a CDS encoding AAA family ATPase, with protein MLQTLPTFLTTNSFPFQFTQQQQKALDKMWTFVQPTITAALFLLVGYAGTGKSTIVFQLVKVLVATGKRVVLTAPTNKAVGVLRRMAAENGVTGVEFFTIHQLLGLGMVTRGKEKILDQIGPCYINLFDVVFIDECSMIGKQLWHWIENVANQSSTWTKIKIILMGDPAQLNPVNEGKSLSFQVANKAVLTQVVRQGIDSPLLEFVTASRYAVTKSKLPFAPFSKYLPDKSNGALMVKSQTLLRYACKKMSKEFVNNPDCFRILSWTNAQVDFYNQQIRTYLYGKNTNRFISGERLITRDPVISPDGKTAILSTSTEFNVLDVFEDRYNNYGSWRLKVETDEGIVRQIYVLHEDEEKRFHQETKRLLKSAKRNPFLWKQYYKHLEQFANIRNCFALTVHNSQGSTFLEAGIDGQDLSKRLNPERGDDGKSILAKIKEFNRLYYVASSRARQRILVIR; from the coding sequence GCTCCAAACTCTTCCTACTTTCCTGACCACCAATTCTTTTCCCTTCCAATTTACTCAACAGCAGCAAAAAGCCTTAGATAAAATGTGGACTTTTGTGCAACCAACTATCACGGCTGCTTTATTTCTATTAGTAGGATATGCCGGCACAGGTAAATCAACAATTGTTTTCCAACTCGTTAAAGTTCTTGTGGCTACAGGTAAACGAGTTGTCTTGACTGCACCCACGAATAAAGCTGTAGGTGTACTGCGACGCATGGCGGCTGAAAATGGGGTAACTGGTGTGGAATTCTTTACTATTCACCAATTACTAGGACTAGGAATGGTGACTAGAGGTAAAGAAAAAATACTTGACCAAATAGGACCATGTTACATCAACTTATTTGATGTTGTCTTTATTGATGAATGTTCCATGATTGGTAAACAACTGTGGCACTGGATTGAAAATGTGGCTAATCAATCGTCTACCTGGACAAAAATCAAAATTATTCTCATGGGCGACCCGGCACAATTAAATCCAGTTAATGAAGGAAAATCTCTCAGCTTTCAAGTAGCAAATAAAGCCGTATTAACTCAAGTTGTCCGTCAAGGAATTGATAGCCCTTTACTAGAGTTTGTAACGGCTTCTCGCTATGCAGTAACTAAAAGTAAATTGCCATTTGCCCCATTTTCCAAATATCTACCTGATAAAAGTAACGGGGCGCTCATGGTTAAATCTCAAACTTTACTGCGCTATGCCTGCAAAAAGATGTCTAAGGAGTTTGTTAATAATCCAGATTGTTTTCGCATTTTATCTTGGACAAATGCTCAAGTAGACTTTTATAATCAACAGATTCGGACATATTTATATGGTAAGAATACCAACCGATTTATCTCTGGAGAAAGATTAATTACTAGAGATCCGGTGATATCTCCTGATGGTAAAACTGCTATTCTTTCCACATCTACAGAATTTAATGTTTTAGATGTGTTTGAAGACCGTTACAATAATTATGGTAGTTGGAGATTGAAGGTAGAAACAGATGAAGGAATCGTGCGTCAAATCTACGTTTTACATGAAGATGAAGAGAAACGATTTCACCAAGAAACCAAACGCTTGCTCAAAAGTGCCAAGCGCAATCCCTTTCTTTGGAAACAATACTATAAACATTTAGAGCAGTTTGCTAATATCAGAAATTGCTTTGCCTTAACTGTTCACAATAGTCAAGGTAGCACTTTCTTGGAAGCGGGTATTGATGGTCAAGATTTAAGTAAGCGATTGAATCCAGAACGAGGAGATGACGGTAAATCAATTCTAGCTAAAATTAAGGAGTTTAATCGGTTGTATTATGTGGCTAGTTCACGGGCTAGACAAAGAATTTTGGTAATTCGGTGA